Proteins encoded together in one Palaemon carinicauda isolate YSFRI2023 chromosome 45, ASM3689809v2, whole genome shotgun sequence window:
- the LOC137634892 gene encoding uncharacterized protein, with amino-acid sequence MVYQDHLTKFCILRALTSKRVAEVAFHPLDIFHIFGGPVILQSDNRSEFTSQVITELKEVWPKLTLVHDKPCHPQSQGSVERANGDIKDMLMAWMAENDSQDWPTGIRFVQFQKNSALHSGIKCSTYSAMFGCEARVGLTTSSLAMEVIARMETEDDLLAVTPIRPDSDNDNSLAQTDGVANQIQATSDETTTHDLTEDVLLPVEHGSTTTQYTGDNVTSQPMTEEILDLSTGPSSPRATPSAYNVESPVSSGESEEPVDKATRDATVLAPKSVVQGDVNALKLGFCVTHDVIAASIVVTRYIHWPTLSALSKEVDYLGMEIGDII; translated from the exons atggtgtaccaggatcacctgacgaaaTTTTGCATTCTTcgagccttgacgtctaaaagagttgcagaggtcgcttttcatcCCCTGGACATTTTTCATATCTTTGGAGGccccgttattctccaaagcgataacagatccgagttcacttcacaagtcattacagagctgaaggaagtttggccaaaactaacactggtgcatgaTAAGCCTtgccatccccaaagtcagggatcggttgagcgcgcaaacggtgatattaaagatatgctgaTGGCATGGATGGCTGAAaatgactcacaagactggcctacgggcatcaggtttgttcagttccagaaaaacagtgctctccattccgggataaagtgctctacatattctgcaatgtttggctgtgaggctcgtgtaggacttactacttcgtctttggCGATGGAAGTGATTGCTCGTATGGAGACTGAGGATgatcttcttgctgtcacaccaatcaggccagactctgacaatgacaactctctcgcccaaactgatggtgttgcaaaccagatccaagctacaagtgatgaaacaaCAACACATGATTTaacagaggatgttctgctcccagtcgaacatggcagcactacaacgcaatacactggtgacaatgtgacaagtcagccaatgacagAGGAAATCCTTGATCTATCCACAGGACCTTCCTCGCCCAGAGCAACACCATCTGCCtacaatgttgagagtcctgtttcttctggagaatcagaagagccc gtggacaaggctACACGAGATGCAACTGTACTggcgcccaaaagtgtagtacaaggcgatgtaaatgcattaaagctgggcttctgtgtaactcacgatgtcatagcagcctcaattgttgtaacaa ggtatattcattggCCTACACTTTCGGCACTCTCAAAGGAAGTTGATTACCTTGGTATGGAAATAGGTGATATCATTTAG